The genomic stretch CAGTTCGAACAGACCTGCAGAGCGATTGTCTTTCCGGCGACTGCCGGATTGTCGACCTGTCGGGACCGTTCCAGGTCATGACAGCCCGAGCTGGCAACCAGCAGCCCGACAGTGACGATTTGCGCCATCCTGTTCATGTCGAAACCTCCTGGGCGTTGCGGTCACTGCTACCAGTACGCGGCCCACAGATAGACGAACAATGTGTCGTTGTCCGACGCGTTGCGCCCCATGCCGTCGTAGTTGGAGCGCGCGCCAAGGTATTTGGTGAAATGCGTGTACTGCACGCCAATCCGTATGTTCTGCACCGGGATCCAGAATATCTCTGGCATCCAACCCGATGTGGCGGGTGAAAAGTTCGCGCTGCTGCCGTAAGCGGCGCTGTCAGTGCTACCTGTCACGTTGAAATAGGACAGGCTTATGCCGTACCGGGCCTGATAGATGTACGACACTTTCAACCGAAGCGAATTGAGCGTCGCCGATTGGCTGTCGCCAAGAACGAGATTATTTGGATCGCTGATGTTCTCGTGTATATATCGTGCCTGCGCGGTAATTGTATGCGGCTCCAGAATGTACTGGTACTGCGCATCGAAACCGATATCGGTAAAGCGCGTCACACCCTGGTCGAATATCGGGAACGCGTTCGAGTCGTTTGGGTAGATCTTCGCGTTCAGCCCGAACGTACCGACCATGACACTATTCGCACCCCAGTCGTGTGTTAGCGCGAGGCGCCAATACGGGTTATAGCCGCGCAGATAGGTCTGCGGGTGGGCGGTGTCTCCTTCCTTGCTGCCCTTACTCAGGAACGACCAGATGCCTTCGGCCGTCGCGTACGCGCTCAACTCTGCATACACCGTCTTGTTCCAGTACAGGTAGCTGCCGATGCCCGCCACCTGTTGCGCGAGACTGCCTTCGAAGACAGGCAGGAACTGCGGTGCCCCGACTGTGCTCGTCGGCGACGACAGATACGGATAGCTCCATGAAGGAGCCGTATTCCAGACGTCCTGCACCGACGGGCTGTTGTTCAACGTCACGCCCAGAATGAGGTCCTTCGCATCTCCTATGATTCGATCGACGTAGCGGATGTCCGTGTTATCCGATCCCCAGTGACCGACCCAGGTACCACTGGCGTTCTGGTGATCGTAGTTCGTGTAGGTATACTGGGCGAAGCCGCCGATGTGGTCGGTGATCTTGCCAGCGAGGAAAATACTCGCCGCATCCCACGTCAGATTACCGTCTTTCGGCGAAATCTGATTGCCGTCGATATCGTGGTTGTGCCGGGTCTTGGTCACGTCGACTGTGCCCATGACGGCAAGCGGAATCGTGCGTTCGCCGAACGTATAGCCATTCAGCTTGAACATGCGTCCATAGGGCGTGAGTTCTGGAAACTGGCCGCCGGCGTGACAGGCAACGCAGCTCTGCCCCGTCTGTCTCGCGAATATGGGCAACGCGTGCGCGGGAAAGGTCTGCAACATACACAGCACGGCGAGCGCCGCCAGCAAGCCCATGTGCAGCAGGCGATAATGCGCGTAGCTGCCCTTCAAAGCCTGGTTCATGGCCGTCTCTCCCCCTGCATGCCGCGTGCATGCATTCAGTCGCCGCTGTTACCTGTAAAGGCAAAGACTGAAAAGGCATCCACGTATTGCGTTCACCGGCATCGCCATCAGCGTCGCTTCCCGATGACGCCATTTCGCTTTGCACGCATGCTTATTGTGTGGAGAGCCCAACAGGTGAGACATGGGTTGACCGCTCACTTCTGCGATAGGGTAAGCACGCCAAGCTGAGGTGTATCACTGGACTTTTGTAAGAGGGAATCGGAGCTTTGTAAGGAAGCACGCACACGTACCGGGCGAACACGAATTCCGGTTAAGACACAGCGGAAATAAAAAAGGACCCAACGTGCTGTCGAGTCCCGTAAAAGATGGCCTTTACCTGAAATCAATCGACGCAGGATGCAGCCTTTATTGACCCTGCGGCGTTGACCATCTGCGTGGACCTGAGAAACAAGCGGTACCGGATCGACTACGAACTACCAGGTAGTGGGCTGGAGACGAGTACCGCAGCGACGACCGGTACCCCAGCCAGTACCACCGATTCGATATGCAACACTGCGACAAAGCGTCTTAGAGGCTTCACTGGTGGCGTCGACGAGGCACTCGGATTAACGGTGCGAACAAATACGATTATTGAGCAAGACATCATGCATCTCGCTCGGGTTTTGCGCGCGTTCGTTTTTCGATGCACACCTGATGTCATCACAACGCCGTACTGGCGCAACCGACTTCACACTCTTTTCCAATCGCTACATCTCACCGACTACCAACGTCACTGGGTCCAGGAGCTCAGCATGAGCTTCACGAGTTCGAACGACGGAGTTTGCACGACCGTTAGCGGCATGTACCTCGCGGTAAAGAAACTGCGCCGCCGGAGACCCACTATGTCCGGGCCGGGCGAATCCGTTCACTGGCAAACGGCGCGATGTCTCCTGGCCGCTCCAGAAGATACCCCTTCCGGTGCGGAAACACCTCACTGCGGAGTGGCTGCTCAGTCGATCATGGGACGTCGTCTCGGCCCCTGCATTGCGAGCGACCTGATTCGCCCGGATCTCGAGGTTAGAACCGAGTTAACTCCTGGAAATCCTCACCTTTAGCTGGTTTGAAAGCCGGTACAAATGACAGGTGCCTTCCCGCTTCCTGAATCTACCGAGCCCGGTGGTGTTGTGAGACATTCACTTGAGCGCATATTTTAAGACATTTTCTTGATTGTGATGCGTCATAGAATGCACGTGCTTGCTGCATAAACAGATTAGCGAGCACCTCCCAATTCGAAAGAGAGTCAACCACGACCATGGCAAAGACTGCAACAAAGGCTGCACCGAAAGTCGCCACAAAGGGCAAAGCTGCTGCACCCGCTACCCAGGGGGGTAGCGCAAAGGCTGCAAGTGGTCCGGGTAAAAATCTGGCCGCTGGCGCGCCCGAGAAGGAGAAGTTCACGAAGGCGTCGCTCGCCGCGCACGTTGCACAGGCGGCTAACGTTGAGCCGAAGGCCGCCAAAAGGCGGTGCTCGCCGCATTGGAAGACACCATGCTCGGCTCGGTCCACAAGAAGGGTGCCGCCGAGTTCACGCTGTCGGGTCTTCTGAAAAAAATCAGCGTTCAGCAGATCCCGGCAAAGAAACGCCG from Paraburkholderia hospita encodes the following:
- a CDS encoding cytochrome C, which encodes MNQALKGSYAHYRLLHMGLLAALAVLCMLQTFPAHALPIFARQTGQSCVACHAGGQFPELTPYGRMFKLNGYTFGERTIPLAVMGTVDVTKTRHNHDIDGNQISPKDGNLTWDAASIFLAGKITDHIGGFAQYTYTNYDHQNASGTWVGHWGSDNTDIRYVDRIIGDAKDLILGVTLNNSPSVQDVWNTAPSWSYPYLSSPTSTVGAPQFLPVFEGSLAQQVAGIGSYLYWNKTVYAELSAYATAEGIWSFLSKGSKEGDTAHPQTYLRGYNPYWRLALTHDWGANSVMVGTFGLNAKIYPNDSNAFPIFDQGVTRFTDIGFDAQYQYILEPHTITAQARYIHENISDPNNLVLGDSQSATLNSLRLKVSYIYQARYGISLSYFNVTGSTDSAAYGSSANFSPATSGWMPEIFWIPVQNIRIGVQYTHFTKYLGARSNYDGMGRNASDNDTLFVYLWAAYW